The following are encoded together in the Phragmites australis chromosome 19, lpPhrAust1.1, whole genome shotgun sequence genome:
- the LOC133900747 gene encoding 11-beta-hydroxysteroid dehydrogenase A-like, whose amino-acid sequence MSKEAVVNVLLSCFMHVGLALVLLVYLPVAFVCRLFNRLLVRPFAKGEDLRGKVVLVTGASSGIGEHLVYEYARKGACVALVARTEIALRAVAKTARDLGAPDVLVVPADITKLEEAKRAVEETVAHFGKLNHLVANAGIWSSCFFEEITNITAFHNVIDLNFWGAVYPTYFALPYLKASRGNIVVTSSVAGRVPTARMSFYNASKGAVIRFYETLRAELGSHVRVTILMPGYVVSNLTKGKGLQKDGHVGIDEEARDINVGPLPVGKTESLAAVVVASVRRGDSYVTWPGWYWPFHMVMCAAPELVDWFSQAFYVSKSGEQDGGGALSKKILEAVGGKKFLYPKTIRSQADMAAN is encoded by the exons ATGAGCAAGGAGGCGGTGGTGAACGTGCTCCTGAGCTGCTTCATGCACGTCGGCCTGGCGCTGGTGCTGCTGGTGTACCTGCCCGTGGCGTTCGTCTGCCGCCTCTTCAACAGGCTGCTGGTCAGGCCCTTCGCCAAGGGGGAGGACCTCCGCGGCAAGGTCGTGCTCGTCACCGGCGCGTCCTCCGGCATCGGCGAG CACCTGGTGTACGAGTACGCGCGGAAAGGCGCGTGCGTGGCGCTGGTGGCGCGGACGGAGATCGCGCTGCGCGCCGTGGCGAAGACGGCGCGCGACCTCGGCGCGCCGGACGTGCTCGTCGTGCCGGCGGACATCACCAAGCTGGAGGAGGCCAAGCGCGCCGTCGAGGAGACCGTCGCGCACTTTGGCAAAC TGAATCACCTGGTGGCAAACGCGGGGATCTGGTCAAGCTGCTTCTTCGAAGAAATCACCAACATAACCGCCTTCCACAACGTGATT GATCTCAACTTCTGGGGCGCTGTGTACCCGACCTACTTCGCGCTGCCGTACCTGAAGGCCAGCCGCGGCAACATCGTCGTCACCTCCTCCGTCGCCGGCAGGGTGCCAACCGCCAGGATGAGCTTCTACAAC GCAAGCAAAGGAGCTGTGATACGGTTCTACGAGACCCTGAGGGCGGAGCTGGGGTCCCACGTCCGCGTCACCATCCTCATGCCGGGGTACGTCGTCTCCAACCTCACCAAGGGCAAGGGCCTCCAGAAGGACGGCCATGTCGGCATCGACGAGGAGGCCCGCGAC aTAAATGTCGGGCCGCTGCCGGTGGGCAAGACGGAGTcgctggcggcggtggtggtggcgagcGTGCGGCGGGGGGACAGCTACGTGACGTGGCCCGGGTGGTACTGGCCGTTCCACATGGTGATGTGCGCCGCGCCGGAGCTCGTCGACTGGTTCTCCCAGGCGTTCTACGTGTCCAAGTCCGGCGAgcaggacggcggcggcgcgctgaGCAAGAAGATCCTGGAGGCCGTTGGCGGGAAGAAGTTCCTCTACCCCAAGACCATCCGCTCCCAAGCCGACATGGCAGCTAACTGA